Genomic window (Solanum stenotomum isolate F172 unplaced genomic scaffold, ASM1918654v1 scaffold25311, whole genome shotgun sequence):
CTTTctaaaaaatatggaaaaatattCTTATTGAAATTTGGTTCTACTCCAGTAGTTGTaatttcttcaacaaaattagcaaaagaAGTAATGAAGACACAAGATTTAGCGTTTTGTAGTAGACCCTCTACTCTTTGCCAACAAAAATTGTCTTACAATAGTCATGACATAGTGTTTTCACCTTATAATGACTATTGGAGAGAAATTAGAAAACTTTGTTCACTTCATTTATTTAGTTTCAAGAAAGTACAATCTTTTAGTCCGATTCGTGAAGATGAAGTCTCAAGAATGATCAAGAAAATATCTCAACAAGCTGCCGCTTCACAAATTACCAATTTGAGCAATATAGTGATTTCACTTACAACTACAATTATTTGTAGAGTTGCTTTTGGTATTAAGTTTGATGAAGAAGCACATGAAAAGAGGAGATTTGATGAACTTATAAATGAGTCTCAAGATATTCTGGCTAGCTTCTTTGTCTCcgatttttttccttctttaagTTGGATTGATAAACTTACTGGATTGAAAAACAAACTTGAGAAGAATTTCAAGTGTTTGGATGAATTTTATGAAGAACTCATTGAGCAACATCGCAATCCCAATAGGCCAAAATCCATGGAAGGAGATATGATTGATATTTTGCTACAATTGAGGAAGGGGCAATCAACTCAAATCAATCTCACTTTGGACAACATAAAAGCAATTCTCATGGTAATTAATTATGCttaaatgtatatatgtattaacaatttgaattttaaataaaatacatatctcTCATCTCTGTTATTTTCCTgttaacttaaatgtttttgTAGAATTTATTTCTTGCTGGGACAGACACTAGCGCAATTACAGTAATTTGGGCCATGACTGCCTTGATGAAGAACCCGGAAGCCATgaagaaagttcaagaagaaGTTAGAAAATCAGTGGGGAAAAAAGGCATTGTAAATGAAGATGATACTCAAAATATGCCTTATCTCAAAGCAGTAATAAAAGAGACATTTAGATTGTATCCACCCGCTCCAATCCTAGTGGCAAGAGAGACAATGCAAAATTCAATACTAGAAGGGTATAATATTCCACCAAAAACAACAATTCGTGTAAACTATTGGGCTATTGCAAGAGATCCTGAGTACTGGAAAAATTCAGAAGAATTTATACCCGAGAGATTCTTGAATAGTAACATTGATTTCAAGGGTCAAGATTTTGAATTTATCCCATTTGGAGCAGGGCGGAGAGGTTGCCCAGGTATTCAATGtcgaatatatatatgaatatatatatatatatatataattcatacAATTATAAGTTCAATTGAACCCACAATTGTTATATAGAATTTTCACGTAGACTatacatgaaaaatatgaaaattaagtAATGGTAGAAATAtagtttttatcatattttcaaaaaaactcaaaattttgaattcgtcTCTCTACAGGTCAAGCACTTGGTGTTGCAACAGTAGAGCTTATACTATCAAACCTTCTATATGCATTTGATTGGGAGTTGCCTTTTGGGATGAACATAGAAGATATTGACACAGAGAGTCTACGCGGAATTACTATGCATAAGAAAAATGATCTTTGCCTTGTCCCTAAAAATTATATGTAGACTATTTTAGTGATATGCGGAATAGAATGTAGAATAAAAGTATGAATATTAGGAAGAGTGTTTCCCCCTTTCGAATTCTGATAAGTAGTAATGTAATTGCCTTTTTTGAGATGAATATTATAAAAgcttatgtttaattttttaaaattatgttttgaaCAATATTTGCTATTGATGAGTAGTTTGGCCTATTTTTGTTTAATAAGCACTCAAAAGGGTACAAATTAAAAATCTACTTATTATAGTTTCACGacaaaaataaatcaaggaaacttctttttttttgataataaggatattcatatattgtattgtattatttttggaccaaaaaaaagatattattatatattggAAGAATTCTAGCTGTTCTTTTTAATTACAATTACGCCATATTAAACAACATTCTCTACCTTCTAAGGTAAGGTCTTGCATAATTAGTGCTCCTTATAAAAGGGATAACTTTGAGTCTAAAGTCAACGATAAGGaaaattttattgaaacaaCTACTGCATTACAAGTTTatatatgcatgcatgtatatGCTCTACTTTGCTTTGCTAATTTACAAGGTAAGGATCGATGTCAAATTCCCCATTACTCCAAGATGGATTTACTTTGGCAGACATAAAACCATACGACCATATATTAAAACGGATGACAAACAAAAGCatacattattaattaatttaaatgttGGGAGTTCGGTATTGTTTAATTTCTAGTGATAATTTCTAGGAACAAGGCACAAAGGCTCTTTCTTATGCATAGCAAGTCCAAGCAAAACATCAGTATCAATGTCTTCTATGTTCATTCCAAGAGGCAACTCCCAATCAAAAGCGTAAAGAAGATTGGAAAGTACAAGCTCCACACTTGTCACACCAAGTGTCATAGCCAGGCACCCTCTTCTTCCTGCTCCAAATGgaattaactcaaaattttgGCCCTTAAAATCAATATCACTATTCAGAAATCTTTCGGGTATAAATTCTTTTGGATTTTCCCATATTTCAGGATCCCTTGCAATAGCCCAAAAATTAACATGAACTATCGTTTTTGGTTGAATTTCATATCCTTCTAGTATGGAATTTTGCATCGTCTCTCTTGGTATTAACAATGGACCTGGTGGATACAATCTAAATGTCTCCTTTATGACTGCTTTaaaatatgaaagatcttggatATCATCTTCATTCACTATGGACTTTTTCCCAACCGATTCTCTAATTTCTGCTTGAACTTTCTTCATGGCATTCGGTTTGGCTATCAAGGCTGTCATTGCCCAAACTATTGTAGCTGCACTAGTGTCCGTTCCACCAACTAGCATATCCTACAAGTGAGAATGGAaggataaaattaaaagaaacacTTCATATATCAACTGAAGTGTTTCCTAATTATGAAAGGTTATAACATGTGTAATATTACGAGTTTAGAAGGCatttcttaattaatatttgaccaaaaactGTCTATATATCATGATGGCACCACAAATATGACCATGGAATAAAAATGTTTAGTTGTATGACAGAGTGCTAATTCCAAGTCAATAAATATAACAATACACAAGACTTCcttatataaaatttttaacatataaccctgattaattgataaaaaaCTAGTTAATTCATTTCTAATTAGGTTAACTATTTAGTTAGGTGTAAGCAGTCGATGAGAGCaagtaaaatagacacaaataGAGTAGTTCATTACCATAATAAGAGCCTTTATGTTGTCTAAGGTAAGATCGATTGGAGTTGATTTCTCTTTCTTCAATTGGAGCAAAAGATCAATAATATCTCCTTCCATGGATTTTGGCCTATTGGGATTGAGATGTTGCTCAATGAGTCCTTCATAAAACTCATCCAAATCcttaaaattcttttcaagtttatttatttttccggAGAGTTTATCAATCCATCCTAAGAGAGGAAAATAATCGGAGACAAAAAAGCCAGCCAACATTTCTTCAATCACTTTTAAAAGTTCATGAAATTTCCTCCCTTCGCGTGTTTCTTCACCATACCTAATACCAAAAGCAATTCTACAAATAATTGTAGTTGCAAGTGAAATCACTATATTGCTCAAATTTGTAATTTGTGAAGTGTCAGCTTGTAGAGATATTTTTTTGATCATTCTTGCTACTTCAtcttgtaatgaccctaaatgtcatttttggaaattttcataaaatgaccgttttacccctcccgatagttgccccaagtcctaattgttgtattttcgaagttggtttgaaggaaaattgatgaaaatttaagtttttggaaagttgagtttttaagagttaaagtttggttaaaagtgctatttcgagtcatttggagtttcgagactcgaatcggattttcgtcgattccagcagttttagaatgtcgaaacgggcctatgagaatttacggaggcgaatttggagttaaaacgaagatttgaggtcctaagttgcaaaaattgtgaaattttgatcaagagttgactttggtcaacaaacgagattccggtgctcgaaatggaattccgagggcatcgttggattcagggggtgattctaagtttagaatgagtcttggttgaatttttagatgCCCCGAGTGcatttcgagtttttgagcctaaagttagtttcttgacgccttgtCGGATACcaggtcaaggagacctcgaattcaaattccgacgatttcattgagtccgaaatgtcattttcaagctagtaacatatttggtttgtgttcgggaagtgccaaatgagttttgggtgagcttttaagcttcttggatgctttgacactatttcagcaaattgtggcaactaaagggttcattattagttttaaaggtcaaaaaattattccgaaggttctgaaattttgagcatgaattataggacttatctgcaaattttggtgcattttcgc
Coding sequences:
- the LOC125851400 gene encoding 6,7,8-trihydroxycoumarin synthase-like produces the protein MMFFIFLVAFPIILIFLLHKTKISRNTNLPPGPLGLPIIGNLHQYDSVTPHIYFWKLSKKYGKIFLLKFGSTPVVVISSTKLAKEVMKTQDLAFCSRPSTLCQQKLSYNSHDIVFSPYNDYWREIRKLCSLHLFSFKKVQSFSPIREDEVSRMIKKISQQAAASQITNLSNIVISLTTTIICRVAFGIKFDEEAHEKRRFDELINESQDILASFFVSDFFPSLSWIDKLTGLKNKLEKNFKCLDEFYEELIEQHRNPNRPKSMEGDMIDILLQLRKGQSTQINLTLDNIKAILMNLFLAGTDTSAITVIWAMTALMKNPEAMKKVQEEVRKSVGKKGIVNEDDTQNMPYLKAVIKETFRLYPPAPILVARETMQNSILEGYNIPPKTTIRVNYWAIARDPEYWKNSEEFIPERFLNSNIDFKGQDFEFIPFGAGRRGCPGQALGVATVELILSNLLYAFDWELPFGMNIEDIDTESLRGITMHKKNDLCLVPKNYM